Genomic DNA from Gemmatimonadaceae bacterium:
GTCATCTGCACCGACAAGACCGGAACGCTCACCCTCGGCGAGATGACGGTGCGCGCGCTGTATGTATCCGGACACGCGTATGACGTCACAGGCGAGGGCTACGCACCCGTCGGTGAAGTGCGCGTTCGGGGAACGGCCGAGGGCACCGAGATGCCGCATCCGGCGCCGCTCCTCGAGCTGGCAACCGTGATGTTGGGCTGTAACAACGCCCACCTGGTCGAGTCCGAGGGCGTTTGGCACACCATTGGTGATCCGACGGAAGGCGCACTGCTGGTTGCGGGGACGAAACTCGGCGGCGACCGCGCGCAGATTGAGCGCGACCTGCCCAAACAGCACGAAATCCCATTCGATTCCGATCGCAAACGCAGTTCAGTGGTCCGGCGGATGGCCGACGGCTCGCTTCGCGCGTACGTGCATGGCGCGCCCGGGCCACTGCTGGATCGCTGCACGCAGCTCTACACCGCCAGCGGCGTACGTCCGCTCACCGGACACGATCGAAAGCATCTCCTGGCCCAGACGTCCGACATGGCGCGACAAGCGCTCCGGGTCCTGGGTTCGGCGCAGCGCGACATGGGGCATGCCCTACCGGCCGATGTTTCGGCGGACGCGATCGAAAGTGAACTCGTGTTCGTGGGACTGTCGGGGATGCACGATCCGCCGCGTCCCGCGGTGCGGTCGGCGATCGCCACCTGTCATGCCGCCGGTATTCGCGTGGTGATGATCACCGGCGACCACCCCGAAACCGCCACGGCCGTGGCGCGCGAAATCGGCATCGTGACCGCCGATGGCGAGGTCGTTTCGGGAGCGGACTTGGACGAGATGTCGGAGGAGGTATTGCGGGATCGCGTCGGGCGCGTGGCGGTGTACGCGCGCGTCAGCGCCGAGCACAAACTGCGCATCATCCGCGCCTGGACGTCGAACGACGCGGTAGTGGCCATGACTGGCGATGGGGTCAACGATGCGCCGGCCATCAGAGGGGCCGATATCGGCATTGCCATGGGACGATCGGGGACCGAGGTCACCAAACAGGCGGCGGACATCATCATCACCGATGACAACTTCGCCACCATCGTGACCGCAGTGGAGGAAGGCCGCAACATCTACGACAATATCCGGAAGACCCTGCAATACCTGCTGGCGGGCAATACCGGTGAGCTGCTGCTGATGGCCCTGTGCGTGGTGATCGGATTGCCGGCGCCCCTGCTGCCGATTCATCTGTTGTGGATCAATCTGGTGACCGACGGGCTGCCCGCGCTGGCGTTGGCCACCGATCCCGTCGACCCCGATGTCATGACGCGCCAGCCGCGCCACCGCGGCGCGCGCATCGCCGATCCGCGCTTCCTCCGTACCATGCTGTTCACGGGATGCCTCACGGCGGCCGTCGCGTTCACCGTCTATGCCATCGTGCTGCGGACGCAGCCTCCCGCCGTGGCGCGCACGTGGGCATTCACCGTCCTGGTGTTCGAAGAGCTCGTGCGCTCGTTCGGCGCCCGAAGCGAGACGCGTGCGGTGTGGCGCACGTCGCTGTTCACCAATCCACGGCTGGTGTTCGTCGTCGCGGTCTCACTCGGACTGCAGCTCCTGACCCAGCACAACGCGACGCTGGGCCGCTTCCTCAAGACGACCCCCCTCTCGTTTGGCGATGGTGCACTGTTGTTCGCGGTGGGCGTGATTCCCTTGTGCGTCCTGGAGGTCGTGAAGGCGGTGCGGCGACGCGGCTAAGGGCGTATTCTCTCTGGGCGCCCTCGCGCCACTGGTCGTCCGCTACCACGCAACCGTCCCGTCTGGAGTCCCATCGATGATCACGCCGCGCATCGCCGTCCCGAGCATTGCTGCGCTCTCGCTTTCCGCACTGCTCACCAATCACAACCTCGGCGCTCAAGATCGTTCGCAGTCCCGCTCCATGGTGTCCTCGGCGTTGGGCGTGGTGGCCAGCGAAAGTGTGCTGGCATCACAGGTGGGTGCGCGCATTCTTGAACAGGGCGGCAATGCGATTGATGCGGCCGTGGCCACGAACGCCATGATGGGCCTGGTGGCGCCCATGAACGACGGTATCGGTGGCGACCTGTTCGCCATCGTCTATATCGCGAAGACCGGCAAGCTGTACGGGCTCAACGCGTCCGGATGGGCGCCGGCCGGCCTCACGGCGAAGTATCTCAACGGCAAGGGCATCACCACCATGCCGCAGCGCGGCATCAACACCGTCACGGTACCGGGCGCGGTCAACGGCTGGGACAAGTTGCTCACCCGTTTCGGGCGCAAGTCGTTTGCCGATGTCCTGGCGCCGTCAATCGATTACGCCGTGCATGGGTTTCCCGTGGGCGAAGTGGTGAGTGTGTATTGGCGCGACAGCGAGCAAGTGCTCAAGGCGGATGCGCCAACCGCGCATACCTTTCTGCCCAATGGCCGGCTCCCGTTGGTGGGTGAGATTTTTCGAAATCCCGAACTGGCGTGGACCTATCGACAGATCGCGGCCGGTGGCAAGTCCGCCTTCTATCGCGGTACCGTCGCGAGGAAGATCCTTGCCACGTCCACGCGGCACGGCGGCACGATGACCGCGGCCGATCTGGTCGAATTCGACGGCGAATGGGTGGACCCGATATCCACCACGTATCGCGGATGGACGGTGTACGAACTGCCGCCCAACGGCCAGGGCATCGCGGCGCTCGAGATGCTGAACATCATGGAGACGTTTCCGCTTGGCGCCGCCGGTCACAATACCCCGAAGGCGTTGCACCTGATGATCGAAGCGAAGAAGCTCGCGTATGCCGATATGCAGCGGTATGACGCCGATCCGCGCTTTGCCAAGGTGCCGGTCGATGCGATGCGTTCCAAGCCGTACGCGGCGGCGCGCGCGAAACTGATCACTGCCGACCGCGCCGCGTGCTCGGTGAGCGCCGGTACGCCTTCTTCCACCGATCACGGCACCACGTACATCAGCGTGGTGGACCGCGAGGGGAACATGATCTCGCTGATTCAGAGCAACTATTCCACGGTGGGATTCGGCTCGGGACTGGCGGTGGACGGTGGCGGCTTCGTGTTGCACAATCGCGGTGGTGGGTTTTCGCTCGATGCCAACTCCCCGAATCTGCTGGCCGGTCGCAAGCGGCCGTTGCACACGATCATTCCGGCCTTCATGGAGAAGGACAGCGTGCGCATTGCCTTCGGCATCATGGGAGGATGGAACCAGGCCCAGGCCCATGCGCAATTCGTGTCCAACATTGTCGACTTCGGGATGAACGTGCAGGGTGCGCTGGACGCGCCGCGGTTTTCCAAGGAAACGTTTGACGGCTGCGACGTGAATTTCGAGTCGCGTATTCCCGAGTCGACTCGCGCGGCACTGGCGGCGCTCGGGCATCAGATCGTGATGCGCGGCGACTATTCCTCGACGCGCATGGGAGCGGGGCAGGCGGTGCTGCGGGACTTCACGTCCGGGGTGAATTCGGGTGCGTCCGATCCGCGGAAGGACGGGGCGGCGATTGCGGAGTTGCGGGGGAGGCCGGCGAACCGAAAGTAGCGCTTCTCAGAGGTCGCCATTCGACAAGAAATGGGCAGATTGAACTCGTTTTTTGATGACACCCTGTAAGGTTTTTCCGCACATCCTTCTGCGAATATCCGAATCACACTGTGAACGCGCGGCGTGATTCCGAGGGCCGCGACCCATAGACGTCCGAGGACCTTCATGCATCGTCGAACTTTTCTCGAAGTGGTGGGTGGCGCCGGCGCGCTCTCACTGACCCGCCCCATGAGCGCGTTGCTGGCGCCCTATGATGCATGGACGCCCGCACTCGAACGCGCGCCCCTGATCCTGCCACCCGTGCTCTCCGGTGGCGATCTGACGCTGACCGCGACCGCGCACACAATCAACGTCGCGCCAGGCGTGAAGGCCGATGTCTGGAGCGTGGGCGACGGACCGCTCTGCCCCACCATCCGCATGCGCACCGGTGACACCACGCGCATTCGGTTCGAGAACATGCTGCCGGAGCCATCCATCCTGCATCGGCACGGGCTGCTCGTCCCCGAAGCGGCCGACGGTCATCCACGTCTCGCGGTTGGCACCGGGGGCAGCTATCAATATTCGTTCCCGGTGATCAATCGGGCGGGCACCTACTGGTATCACGCGCATCCGCATCATCGCACCGGCGTGCAGATCTATCGCGGGATGGCGGGCCTGCTGTTCGTGGATGACACCAAGGAAGACATGCTGGGGTTCCCGCCGGAGTCGCGCGAACTGCCCGTCATTATCCAGGACAAGCGACTGGATGCCAAGGGCGCGTTCGTGTTCGAACCCGCCATGCATGAACAGATGGAGGGCTATTTCGGCGATACGCCCTATGTGAACGGCGTGCGTCTGCCCTTCATGGCCGTGGAAACCACCACGTATCGACTGCGGGTCATCAACGCCTCCACGTCACGCATCCTGCGGCTCGAGTTTTCGAACAAGATGCCGATGACGCTGATCGGCAATGACGGTGGCTTGCTGCCGGAACCGGCCACCCTGACGTCAATCGACCTTGGTACCGGCGAGCGCGCCGACTTGCTGGTGGATTTCGGCAAGATCCCCGACGGTCAACGTGTCATGCTGCAATCCGCCGAATTCGCGTCACCGGCACGGATGGGTGGCATGGGCGGGATGGCGGGCATGGGGGGAGGCCGAGGCCGCATGGGTGCCGGCGGCATCCCGCAGGGCAGCGCGCTCAAACTGGTGGAGTTTGAAGTCACCAAGGAGGTCACTCCGGAGCCGTGGAAGCCGATGGCGCTTCCCGCGGTCCCCAAACTGGACCCGGCGCGTGCGGCCAAGACCCGCTCCTTCACCTTTGACAGCGCCATGATGCAGCACACCATCAACGGACGCCCGTTCGAGATGGATCGTGTCGACGAAACGGTGAAGTTCGGCACCTACGAGATCTGGAACTTCGTCAACAACTCGCCGTTCGCGCACCCGGTGCATATGCACGCCGTGCAGTTCCAGGTCCTGAAGCGGGTGGGAGGGCGCGCCCGGCTTTTCCCGTGGGAGCAAGGCTGGAAGGACACCGTGCTGGTGCACCCTGGTGAAACGGTCTCGGTCATGGCCGCGTTCGATCGCAACCGCGGACGCTTCCTCCTGCACTGCCACAATCTCGTGCATGAGGACATGGGGATGATGATGAACTTCGATATCGTCTAGGGACTGACGCGGCAACGCCGCGGACATCGTCGCGGAGGCGGGTGGTGCATCGTGGGCGCTGGAGACATACTCCGGCATTCGACCTTGCACCCCCGCCTCCGTCACGTTCACGGCTCATGCTTACGATCCGCCTCCCGTTCTCTCGCGTGGCCGCCGCCGTTCTCGGCGGACTGGCCGCCCCGTTGTGCTTCGCGCCCTTGCTCGCGCAACGTGCGGCCCGCGCCGCCGCCCCTGCCGCGGTCGCCGCACCACCGTACAACCCCGCGCTCTACTCCGACCCCAACGCCACCAATCGCAACTTCAAGGCGCTGCGCTGGCGCCTGGTGGGACCCTTCCGTGGCGGCCGCGTCGATGCCGTGGCGGGTGACCCCACCAAGCCCTTGGTGTTCTACATGGGATCGGTGAACGGCGGCGTGTGGAAGACGGCGAATGCCGGCATGACGTGGGACAACATCACCGACGGCAAGTCGGACATTTCATCGGTGGGCGCCATCACCGTGGCGCCGTCCGATCCCAACGTGGTATACGTGGGCACCGGCGAATCGCAGCTGCGCGAAGATCTCACGTACGGCAGCGGGGTGTATCGCTCCACCGACGCCGGCCAAACGTGGCAGCACCTGGGGTTGGTGGAAACGCACCAGATCACCGCCATTCGCGTGCATCCGAACAATCCGGATATCGCCTACGTGGCGGCCATCGGCCATGCGTTCGGCCCCAACCCGGAACGCGGCGTCTTTCGCACGATGGACGGCGGCAAGTCCTGGAAGAAGATCCTGTTCATCAACGATTCCACCGGCGCCACCGATCTCTCCATCGATCCCACCAATCCGCGCATCATGTTTGCGGCGATGTGGAAGTTCCAGCGCTCACCGTGGGGGATGGAGGCCGGCGGTGGTCGCAGCGGACTGTGGAAGTCCACCGATGCGGGTGACACGTGGACTGAACTCACGAAGAATCCGGGGATGCCCAGAGCGCTCATCGGCAAGATCGGTGTCGCCGTCTCTCCGGCCAATCCGCGGCGCATCTATGCGTCCGTTGAAGCCAAGGACACGTTGGGCGGCATCTTCCGCTCTGACGACGGCGGTGACAGCTGGATACGCACCAACGGCCAGCAACAGTTCCAGGTGCGCCCGTGGTACTACTCGGCCGTCACGGCCGACCCCACCAATGAGAACACCGTCTACGTGATGAACCTGCAGGTGTGGCGGTCGATCGATGGGGGGAAGACCTTCACGCGCAACCGTGTTCCGCACGGGGACACCCACATCATGTGGGTGGACCCCAAAAACTCCGACCGACTCATCAACGGCAATGATGGCGGCGCGACCGTGTCACTGGACGGCGGCAAGAGCTGGTCGGCCATGAACAATCAGCCCACGTCGCAGTTCTATCACGTCATCACCGACAACCAGTGGCCCTACCGCCTCTACGGTGCACAGCAGGACAACAGCACCGTGTCCATCGCCTCGCGCTCGGACTTCGGCGCGATCGGTGAGCGCGACTGGTGGCCGGTTGCCGGGTGCGAGAATGCGCACATCGCGGTGGATCCCCGCAACCCCGCCATCACCTACGGGGGGTGCTATACGGGCATGCTGACACGCCACGATAATCGTACGCAGCAGTCGAACGACATCGCCGTGTGGCTCAACAACTACGACGGCATCGCGGTGAAGGATGTGCCCAATCGGTTCCAGTGGACCTTCCCGGTGATGCTGTCACCGCACGATCCCACGGTGCTGTACGCGGCGTCGCAGCACCTGTGGAAATCCACCAACGAAGGGCGGAGTTGGGCAAAGATTTCACCCGATCTCACATACGCCGATACCGCGACGATGGGACCCAGCGGCGGACCGGTGCACAAGGATATGACCGGCACCGAATGGTATGCCACCATTTACGCGCTGGCCGAGTCACCCACCACCAAGGGGCTGCTGTGGACTGGCTCGGATGACGGGCGGGTTCATCTGTCGCGAAACGGCGGAACGTCGTGGGAAGACGTGACGCCGAAAGCGATGGCCAGGCACACGCGCATCACCGGCATCGAGCCGTCGCGGTTCGACCCGGCGGTCGCGTATATGTCCGCCACGCGCTATCAGCTGGATGATTTCCGTCCGTACTTCTACAAGACCAGCGACTACGGCAAGACGTGGACGCGTATCGACGCCGGAATTCCCATGGGCGCCTACGCGCGATCGATTCGCGAGGATGTCGTGCGACGCGGGTTGCTGTTCGCGGCCACCGAGACGGGCGTCTTCGTGTCGTTCAATGACGGCGTGCAGTGGGAGACATTGCAGCTCAACCTGCCGCGTGCCAGTGTGCGCGACGTGCGCGTACACGGCAACGACCTCGTGGTGGCCACGCACGGCCGCGCGTTCTGGGCGCTGGACGACATCGCGCTGCTGCGTCAGATGCACGACACGGTGACCGCGAAGTCCAGGCACCTGTTCCAGCCAAGCGTGGCCTATCGTTTTGCCGGGGGGCACGGCGGCGGTCGTGGCGCCGGCGAGAATCCGTACGACGGTGTGCTGGTGGACTACTGGTTCAAGGAGCCGCCAAAGGACGCCGTTTCCCTCGAATTCCTCGATGCGCGCGGTGCCGTCGTGCGACGATTCAAGGGCAAGGGCAATGTTGATTCGACCCAGAAGGCGCCAGCGGATTCGATGGCCTATCAGGCGTCGGATTCCATCGTGACCACGCGCGCCGGGAGCAACCGGTTCTGGTGGAATCTCCGGTACGCGGACGCCAAGCGGATCAGCACCGTGGTGAACGACATGGGCACCCTCAACGGACCAACGGTGGTGCCCGGTGAGTATCGCGTGCGTCTGGTGGTGGGGAAGGACACGCTCACGCAGGCGTTCACGGTCAAGCTCGATCCGCGGCTCAGCGCGACCACGGCCGACCTGCAGCAGACATTCGATCTGGGACTCAAGGTCCAGGACCGGCTCAACAGCATCGTGGAATCGTTCGAACGCATTGAAGACCTGCAGAAGCAGATCGATGTGCGCGTCGACCAGTCGTCCGAACAGGACTACGCCAAGCGGGTGAAGGAGGCGGCGACGCCGGTGCGGGAACATCTGGAGGTGGTGCGTACCGAATTGGTGGACTGGTTCA
This window encodes:
- a CDS encoding cation-translocating P-type ATPase; this translates as MIEHVDIPHWHQQTSADVLAQLHASASGLPSDDAAARLVADGPNVLVEAPRVSVWRIFLGQFKSLLVWILVAAGLVSGALGDAIDAIAIFAIVLLNAVIGVWQEFSAEQSIAALKKMTAPMAKVRRDGRIANIPAADIVAGDILALAAGDLIAADARLLAAASFTCIESALTGESDSVRKAPDRLVADDAALGDRTNMVFMGTAVATGTAQAVVVSTGMRTELGRIAGLLGEAGASKGTPLQVSLDAFGRVLLWAALAIVGLLFVLGLVRGTAPLELFLTSVSLAVAAVPEGLPAVVTVALSLGVLRMARRRALVRKLAAVETLGSTNVICTDKTGTLTLGEMTVRALYVSGHAYDVTGEGYAPVGEVRVRGTAEGTEMPHPAPLLELATVMLGCNNAHLVESEGVWHTIGDPTEGALLVAGTKLGGDRAQIERDLPKQHEIPFDSDRKRSSVVRRMADGSLRAYVHGAPGPLLDRCTQLYTASGVRPLTGHDRKHLLAQTSDMARQALRVLGSAQRDMGHALPADVSADAIESELVFVGLSGMHDPPRPAVRSAIATCHAAGIRVVMITGDHPETATAVAREIGIVTADGEVVSGADLDEMSEEVLRDRVGRVAVYARVSAEHKLRIIRAWTSNDAVVAMTGDGVNDAPAIRGADIGIAMGRSGTEVTKQAADIIITDDNFATIVTAVEEGRNIYDNIRKTLQYLLAGNTGELLLMALCVVIGLPAPLLPIHLLWINLVTDGLPALALATDPVDPDVMTRQPRHRGARIADPRFLRTMLFTGCLTAAVAFTVYAIVLRTQPPAVARTWAFTVLVFEELVRSFGARSETRAVWRTSLFTNPRLVFVVAVSLGLQLLTQHNATLGRFLKTTPLSFGDGALLFAVGVIPLCVLEVVKAVRRRG
- the ggt gene encoding gamma-glutamyltransferase, whose product is MITPRIAVPSIAALSLSALLTNHNLGAQDRSQSRSMVSSALGVVASESVLASQVGARILEQGGNAIDAAVATNAMMGLVAPMNDGIGGDLFAIVYIAKTGKLYGLNASGWAPAGLTAKYLNGKGITTMPQRGINTVTVPGAVNGWDKLLTRFGRKSFADVLAPSIDYAVHGFPVGEVVSVYWRDSEQVLKADAPTAHTFLPNGRLPLVGEIFRNPELAWTYRQIAAGGKSAFYRGTVARKILATSTRHGGTMTAADLVEFDGEWVDPISTTYRGWTVYELPPNGQGIAALEMLNIMETFPLGAAGHNTPKALHLMIEAKKLAYADMQRYDADPRFAKVPVDAMRSKPYAAARAKLITADRAACSVSAGTPSSTDHGTTYISVVDREGNMISLIQSNYSTVGFGSGLAVDGGGFVLHNRGGGFSLDANSPNLLAGRKRPLHTIIPAFMEKDSVRIAFGIMGGWNQAQAHAQFVSNIVDFGMNVQGALDAPRFSKETFDGCDVNFESRIPESTRAALAALGHQIVMRGDYSSTRMGAGQAVLRDFTSGVNSGASDPRKDGAAIAELRGRPANRK
- a CDS encoding multicopper oxidase family protein, with protein sequence MHRRTFLEVVGGAGALSLTRPMSALLAPYDAWTPALERAPLILPPVLSGGDLTLTATAHTINVAPGVKADVWSVGDGPLCPTIRMRTGDTTRIRFENMLPEPSILHRHGLLVPEAADGHPRLAVGTGGSYQYSFPVINRAGTYWYHAHPHHRTGVQIYRGMAGLLFVDDTKEDMLGFPPESRELPVIIQDKRLDAKGAFVFEPAMHEQMEGYFGDTPYVNGVRLPFMAVETTTYRLRVINASTSRILRLEFSNKMPMTLIGNDGGLLPEPATLTSIDLGTGERADLLVDFGKIPDGQRVMLQSAEFASPARMGGMGGMAGMGGGRGRMGAGGIPQGSALKLVEFEVTKEVTPEPWKPMALPAVPKLDPARAAKTRSFTFDSAMMQHTINGRPFEMDRVDETVKFGTYEIWNFVNNSPFAHPVHMHAVQFQVLKRVGGRARLFPWEQGWKDTVLVHPGETVSVMAAFDRNRGRFLLHCHNLVHEDMGMMMNFDIV
- a CDS encoding glycosyl hydrolase codes for the protein MLTIRLPFSRVAAAVLGGLAAPLCFAPLLAQRAARAAAPAAVAAPPYNPALYSDPNATNRNFKALRWRLVGPFRGGRVDAVAGDPTKPLVFYMGSVNGGVWKTANAGMTWDNITDGKSDISSVGAITVAPSDPNVVYVGTGESQLREDLTYGSGVYRSTDAGQTWQHLGLVETHQITAIRVHPNNPDIAYVAAIGHAFGPNPERGVFRTMDGGKSWKKILFINDSTGATDLSIDPTNPRIMFAAMWKFQRSPWGMEAGGGRSGLWKSTDAGDTWTELTKNPGMPRALIGKIGVAVSPANPRRIYASVEAKDTLGGIFRSDDGGDSWIRTNGQQQFQVRPWYYSAVTADPTNENTVYVMNLQVWRSIDGGKTFTRNRVPHGDTHIMWVDPKNSDRLINGNDGGATVSLDGGKSWSAMNNQPTSQFYHVITDNQWPYRLYGAQQDNSTVSIASRSDFGAIGERDWWPVAGCENAHIAVDPRNPAITYGGCYTGMLTRHDNRTQQSNDIAVWLNNYDGIAVKDVPNRFQWTFPVMLSPHDPTVLYAASQHLWKSTNEGRSWAKISPDLTYADTATMGPSGGPVHKDMTGTEWYATIYALAESPTTKGLLWTGSDDGRVHLSRNGGTSWEDVTPKAMARHTRITGIEPSRFDPAVAYMSATRYQLDDFRPYFYKTSDYGKTWTRIDAGIPMGAYARSIREDVVRRGLLFAATETGVFVSFNDGVQWETLQLNLPRASVRDVRVHGNDLVVATHGRAFWALDDIALLRQMHDTVTAKSRHLFQPSVAYRFAGGHGGGRGAGENPYDGVLVDYWFKEPPKDAVSLEFLDARGAVVRRFKGKGNVDSTQKAPADSMAYQASDSIVTTRAGSNRFWWNLRYADAKRISTVVNDMGTLNGPTVVPGEYRVRLVVGKDTLTQAFTVKLDPRLSATTADLQQTFDLGLKVQDRLNSIVESFERIEDLQKQIDVRVDQSSEQDYAKRVKEAATPVREHLEVVRTELVDWFNHDDQATLHFPIKLYNMMLSLNSQVLGQDAAPTKQHGEILDDLGGKVDVQLQRLQQLEATEIKALNSLLQELGLPPIYVPPVKVKNPIS